The following are encoded together in the uncultured Sphaerochaeta sp. genome:
- a CDS encoding TetR/AcrR family transcriptional regulator, with protein MPPKVRITEQAIVDAAIQIIREKGEGALNARAVAKALGCSVQPVFHNFPSMEHLREAVYQKVDSLFEEQLLQGLGKNAIPFLGMGHSYIDFARREKHLFRLLFMSDGFRGKQVIDLAADDANKPIIRIISQMTQLTEKQSEQIFLGIWLMVHGIASMLATNECSLEDAQISQLLKHTFTGLKNEYGKEGTGNE; from the coding sequence ATGCCACCAAAAGTAAGAATCACAGAACAAGCTATTGTGGATGCTGCAATCCAGATTATTCGTGAAAAAGGAGAAGGGGCTCTTAATGCACGAGCTGTCGCCAAGGCACTTGGATGTTCCGTACAGCCGGTATTTCATAACTTCCCCTCGATGGAGCATCTCAGAGAGGCTGTGTATCAAAAGGTTGATTCCCTTTTCGAGGAGCAGTTGCTCCAAGGCTTGGGAAAAAACGCGATACCCTTTCTTGGAATGGGGCACTCATACATCGATTTCGCCAGGAGAGAGAAACACCTGTTCAGGTTGTTGTTCATGTCGGATGGATTTCGAGGAAAACAAGTCATTGACCTGGCAGCAGATGATGCAAATAAACCGATCATACGCATTATCTCCCAAATGACGCAACTCACAGAGAAACAATCAGAACAAATATTCCTGGGTATTTGGCTCATGGTGCATGGTATTGCCTCAATGCTGGCCACCAATGAGTGCAGTCTGGAAGATGCACAGATTTCACAGCTTCTAAAGCATACGTTTACAGGTTTGAAAAATGAATACGGTAAAGAAGGAACAGGAAATGAATGA